Part of the Spirochaeta lutea genome is shown below.
AATCTTGACCAGGGCAGCCGTAGAACGGCGGCAATTACTAATCAGTCAGGCAATAATATTACCACCCTGCAGATTCCTGCTCTTACCCGGAACGGTCAGGATGTGTACCGGGACACGGTTATTCCCGACCGCTTCAAGGTGCTCTCCGGTTCGGATATGACTGTTTTTACCCTGGTTGATCAGGGGCTGGTTCGAACCTCAACGACGGTAACCCGGGGTAACGGCGAGTTGGCCCTGAATACCTATATTGATTCCAACCAGGAGGTGTACCAGCGCGTGGCCGCCGGCCAAGCGTATTATGGTATCGGCAAGGTGCTGGATACCGAATACCTAACGGTTTACGATCCCCTGACCGGCCCGGGGGGGCAGGTGATTGGTGCGCTCTTTGTCGGTGTACCCCTATCAGCGGTAACAGACCGGTTGGTTCCTAAGCTTCAGGGCATCCGTATCGGCGAGAACGGATACATCTTTGTCCTGAACCGGGATGGCCGGATGGTGGCCTCCCAAAACGGCCGGGAGGACGGTCAGCTGGTGCTGGGGGAAAATGATCTGGACGGAAACCTGGTATATCAAAATCTGGTAGACACGGCCACCACAGAGAATGCCGGGACCCTGATACCCCTGGATTTTCGAAAGAATGATTCCGAGGGTGTGCCCCGGCGGTATGTGGGGCGGGCTGTCTATGATCCTATTCGGCAGTGGGTCATTGCCGCGGTGGCGGAGCAGGCTGAGTTTGCCCAACAGATGGATCAGATCCAACGGGTAACCCTGTTGGTACTCCTGGGATTCGCTGCCGTCGGCGGTGTGCTGGCCTTCGTGATCTCCCGGTTTCTTGCTAAGCCGATTCAACATATCGTTCTTTCCCTCCAGGGCTTGGCTCAGGGGGATTTTTCCCACGATATACCCGATACATCCCGGATTACCGAGATGAAACAGCTAATCCAATCCCTGAACGAGGGGCTCATTCCAAATTTACGGAGTGTTATGGGAGAGGTTCGGGAATCCTCTAAACAGGGCAGAACCTTGGGCAGCAAGGTGGATGATGTGGTGGATACCTCCAGCGCTACCATGGAGGAGCTTCAGGAATTTTTTGCTACCCTTCAGCGGGATATGGAACGGTTAACCGGCGAGGTGAGCACGGTTCAGGCGTCAGCCCGGGCCATTGCCCAGGCTGCGGATGCCCAGGATCACTCTATTACCGAACAGACCACAGCCATCAATCAAACCTCTGCAGCCGTGGAGGAGATGTCAGCTTCCATCTCGAATGTCAACCGGATTGCCAAGGAAAAGGGCAGTGCCAGCCGATCCCTCTCGGAGGCTACCGTCCAGGGAGAACGGACCGTTACCGAAATGAACGGGGTGGTGCAGAACATCAGCCAGGGAATCGGGCAGATTAGCAATGTTATTACCGTGATTAACGATATAGCCGAGCGGACTAATCTCCTGGCCATGAATGCAGCCATCGAGGCAGCCCATGCCGGGGACGCAGGACGGGGATTTGCCGTAGTGGCCCAGGAAATCCGTAAACTGGCGGCCAGTTCTTCGGAGAATGCCCGGATTATCTCGGATTTCCTGCGCAAGACCCTGGATCAGATTCTGGCCATGCAGGAAGCCGGAGATTCAACGACGAAGAGTTTTGGTGAGGTGAGCCAGCAGGTCCAGGTGTTCGTTCAAGCCTTTTCGGAAATTACCTCCAGCACCGATGAGCTCGCGGCCGGTACCCATGAGATTGTATCGAGCATGAACCTGCTGCAAAATCAGGGCCAGTCCATCAAGGATAAGAGCCGGGACGTAGCCGGTCGTTCGGAAAAGATCGTGAGTGCGGTGCAGGATGTCCAGGGTTTCCTTTCTAAGAATGTGGGTCAGCTGGAATATGCGGGTACCAGGGTTGGTCAGGTGGCCCAGGGCCAGCAGACGATTCAGGGGTTGAGTAAGGAAAACATGCGTACCATGGCTCAGCTGGAGAAGAAGGTCGATCTGTTTATCCTTGACCGGGCTGAAAAAAAGAGGTCCTGATGGCTGGCCCTTCCAATCCTTTCCGGTTTGCTCAGCGCCTGGGTGAGGGAAAAAGCGCGGTTACCTACCGGTTTGATCGGACGGGTACGACGGGTAAGACCGGCAAGACAGACACGACGGGTAAGACAGACACGACGGGCACGAGCAATAGCGCCCAGGGAGCTGATCAGGATGTCCCGGATGTTGCCGCTAATATTGGTCGGGTAATGGATGATCTCTTTCCTGAAGCAGGGATGCCGGATTCGGTGTCCGTGAAGGTCTTCAAGGATGATCCGGGGAACTATATAGATTTTGATCGGGCCCTGGCTACGGAGCTGGAGCACTACCGGGTGCTCCGGGAGCTGGGCGTTAGAATCCCCCTGCTGTATGGCTACGACGAAGATGCCTACTTGCTTGTGAAGGAGTATGTGGCGGGGGATTCTGTTGGAGATCTTGTAGCCCAGGACCGGGTGGACGAGGATCTTTGGCTGAAGATTATTGCCTTGGCTGGGCGGCTGCGTCGTGGGGGAAAGAATATTGATTATTTTCCTTCAAATTTCCTGGTGTCCGGCAGTGACCTGGTGTATGTGGATTATGAGATCCATGACTACCAGGAGGAGTGGAGTTTTCATGAATGGGGAATATTCTACTGGCTGAATGCTCGGGGCTTCGGTGAATTTTTACGAACCGGGGACGGGAATGCCATTAATAAGCCGGGAACCTATAAGCCCTACGACGGCCCTGAGCTGCGGGCGCGGCGGGATGCCCTGTTGCGC
Proteins encoded:
- a CDS encoding methyl-accepting chemotaxis protein gives rise to the protein MSKNIRFRTILMAAFLASVIIPVLFFGLVVRIPVNEGITRILDSELEQIARLAKGMVETSFEIGQGRVNADLRLAKELYTRDAVFNLDQGSRRTAAITNQSGNNITTLQIPALTRNGQDVYRDTVIPDRFKVLSGSDMTVFTLVDQGLVRTSTTVTRGNGELALNTYIDSNQEVYQRVAAGQAYYGIGKVLDTEYLTVYDPLTGPGGQVIGALFVGVPLSAVTDRLVPKLQGIRIGENGYIFVLNRDGRMVASQNGREDGQLVLGENDLDGNLVYQNLVDTATTENAGTLIPLDFRKNDSEGVPRRYVGRAVYDPIRQWVIAAVAEQAEFAQQMDQIQRVTLLVLLGFAAVGGVLAFVISRFLAKPIQHIVLSLQGLAQGDFSHDIPDTSRITEMKQLIQSLNEGLIPNLRSVMGEVRESSKQGRTLGSKVDDVVDTSSATMEELQEFFATLQRDMERLTGEVSTVQASARAIAQAADAQDHSITEQTTAINQTSAAVEEMSASISNVNRIAKEKGSASRSLSEATVQGERTVTEMNGVVQNISQGIGQISNVITVINDIAERTNLLAMNAAIEAAHAGDAGRGFAVVAQEIRKLAASSSENARIISDFLRKTLDQILAMQEAGDSTTKSFGEVSQQVQVFVQAFSEITSSTDELAAGTHEIVSSMNLLQNQGQSIKDKSRDVAGRSEKIVSAVQDVQGFLSKNVGQLEYAGTRVGQVAQGQQTIQGLSKENMRTMAQLEKKVDLFILDRAEKKRS
- a CDS encoding BUD32 family EKC/KEOPS complex subunit translates to MAGPSNPFRFAQRLGEGKSAVTYRFDRTGTTGKTGKTDTTGKTDTTGTSNSAQGADQDVPDVAANIGRVMDDLFPEAGMPDSVSVKVFKDDPGNYIDFDRALATELEHYRVLRELGVRIPLLYGYDEDAYLLVKEYVAGDSVGDLVAQDRVDEDLWLKIIALAGRLRRGGKNIDYFPSNFLVSGSDLVYVDYEIHDYQEEWSFHEWGIFYWLNARGFGEFLRTGDGNAINKPGTYKPYDGPELRARRDALLRRGY